The Juglans regia cultivar Chandler chromosome 1, Walnut 2.0, whole genome shotgun sequence nucleotide sequence TATTATGCAATGATATTCCAATCTTATTACAAGATGACATGTCATTAAAATAGTACGTATATAAACAACTTTAATGGCACAACATCGCATTATGGAATAGAACTACCACCTCATCGTACTCCCGAATTacctaataatttttcatataaaagaaACTCACGAGTACAACAACACATAAACACAGAACTGAGTTTGGGCAGACATCCAAACCCACACACAGGAATGATCAATTCCTAAAACGAGAAACAAGATACCTTAAACCCTATAAGCAACTGCATGATGCAAATCTTACTATTGGGCATACACCAACAATCACAGAAAAATTTACACAGAgaacgagagagtgagagagagagatatggaaTGCTCACTAGATCTTTAACCACAGTACAGAACTTCAAGTCCCATGTTatttaagtttttgaaaaagttgggaCAGATTAGACAAACAtcataaaaatacttaaaatccatATCTTTATGAATAGAACTTTATGCAGCAGACTTAGGAAGAGCTCCAGCTTCTGTCAGCAGAGGAATCAGCTTGCCCTCCTTGTGTAAGGCTGTGGTTTCTGAAACAATAGAAGGGAACATATAAGCATAAACtcccaaaacaaacatgcatgaCTTAAATTTATACAGATATAAATGCGATACTAGGAAGCTTATAGTTTTGTGTTAAGGGATCAATATCCTACTGTCACAGCCACCAATGTGGTTCCCGCCGATGAATACATTGGGCACAGTCTTCTGTCCAGTCCACTCTGCTAGAGCTGTTTGTATCTCTTTTCCATCACCTTCAACACAGTTTTACAACGATGTGGTTTGTAAGTAACAAATTAACTGGATCATAATCATCTAAGTTTCCTAACTGAGATAACTCCAACTTGGAATTCTCAAAATCCTAACCatcattttttatcaatttatttggaTTTTGACATCTATACATAAActtaaggaaaaaataaaaacaatacttGGCAAAGAATAATTATTAGGATTTTTTAAGCATTTAACACGGAATTTCTGTAGAAAATCTAGATGGACCTAATGCCAATGAAATAACAAAGAAAGATTCTATTTGCAAGCCAGTGTATAGGTACCCTCCACACTGTTGACTTGGCATGATTTGATTTGCAAGATAAGTTTAAAAACCTATCTCTTGCAAATCAAATCTTGCCATGTAAGCAGTGTGAAGGATGTGTCCCTCCACACTGGTTTGCAAGTAGAAtaacaaaacaacaaacaatattttaagaatCAAAGCATCATAGTAAACCTACACCATTAGAGCTTGACAACACCATGAGAATCAGATAAGTTCATTACTTTTTACGCATATACACACTTCAAAGgcataggaaaaaaaatgtttttaaagcAAGATAGACAAGGCTGAAAGTATGCTAGCTAATATTGCATAACCATATGTTTCTTTCTAGTACATGCAACCAAACCCAATCACATGAAAGCAGACAGAGCAAACAATTGTTATAtgtgaaaaaggaaattaagggGAGCCGGATATACAAAACTACTGCATGTAAAGAATTGGATTTGATTCCATAATCAATTTCAGATAGAAATCAAAGCTTTTTGCTACTGCTTCAATGAAACTTTCAAGTCATATTTCAATTCCTCAAATTCATACAAAACAGCCATATAATGAATTTCAGTTCCAACGCCTCAATAAAGCGGTTGGGCTTTCTCCAATAAATTAAACGGCCCAAACAATTAGagtcaaaactatatataaagagagcgattttcatctcactttcaGTGTCCAACTCAATGGCCTTGAAAGTGGCGCCCAATTGAGTCAAAAGCTGCTTCACGGTCACGCAGAACGGACAGTACGACTTGCTGTCATCACGATATCAAGATCCAAATCTTTATAACcctaaaattagaagaaaatgatttcatatataagcaaagtgagagaaagaaatagagagacCTGAAAACGACGACAGGATTGGACGCAACGATATCCTTGGCCTTTGGCAACGCCATTTCTCTCCCAAACCTAACACAGCTCTTCGTAATATCACTCGCACAGTAACTCAGAGAACTAGCACTACTTTAGGGCTCCTGTGAGAAGTGAAATATATAGAGATTGGGAACCGAAAATTATTGCGAAGGTCTCCACCCTCCACCgcaggcttttttttttaaggaaaaatgtAATCActcgtatatttttttaatagtaaataagtgattattaataaatttatatttttttattttttggtcaaatatgtttaaaaattactttaaaaaaataaaaaaaaaaaattatttgcaataATGTGTATATTTAAAGTCCACCTTTAGCATTATCCTTTTTTAAGATATCGATGGCCCGTCTTGGGCCGCTTTGAACCATACAAATTGGATTCTTTAATGTAGGGCTATAATCGAGTCGGGTCGAGTCGATTTTTGGTTTGTCGAGTTTGACTtgactcaaaatatttaaacttgaaCTTGAGTTCGAGctcgatattttttttttttattctttgttcgagttcgactcgataagctaaacacTTAACTCGAATTCAAACTCgaatgtagatttttttattttttgaataatatttaataattaataaattaaaaaataaaaatatagtattaaatttatacaactaacaagtaaaaactttattgaattataaaatgttataaaatttataaataattaatatctaactagttgatatttatccaacataacaatatattatatgcctacatatattattagtacatacacttaatatgatagcatatatctatttcatatatggttcccacatactagtatattaaattattaagttttatcgactaattattatacaaattataaaatatacttatgaagtatattcattatatagacataagtaattagattacatattatatatttaattataaaagtgatctgcttttattattagttactatatatatgtgtgtgtatatatacatgggtgtatgtatatatttatcaatatatgactaagttttaatcgagtcgagctaatgAGTCGACTtgagcataaacgagcgagcCTTAGCCGAGTCGAGTTTAGTTTTTtcaggtatgtgtcatttacaattcgAGCGGATATCTACTTTCACGAGCAagtttttttcacgagtcgagtttgattcgagtttaaccgagcgaATACTAAGCGAACTATCGAATAAACTGATTCATTTACAGCCATAAATAAAAGGCTCCGAAATAACGGCGTAAGGCCAATGCGTATGGTTGCTTACCGGTTAccagaaacaaaaatatatatataatcaattgatttgttaattatcttaaaataattagttgattaattaatgtgttaaaaataatacgGTTCCTTGTGGTTTAGGttatttaatgtatttaaaGAAATACTAACCTCAGATGAATTATATAAagttaaatttacaaattgacgtgatttaaaACAGTAcgtcaaattaaaaaattatttttattattaaattagatataacatatcaaattgtaaattaccttttagtataaaataaatataataaatcacataaaattacgtcaatttgtaaacttatttgtatgtaatctttttgtgtCTACAACATTTCTCTTATAGATATATGTATTTCTTGAGTGAACTCTTTAATAATTTGAGCTTAAACAGAAATTATTAAAGAGTACTTTTATGTTGCTCGATAACTTCATTCGAATATTTGATTCCACTTAACGTGTATTATCTTTCCACAACAAAGTTtccctaaaaacaaaaattataaaccgATAGATACACAATTTTCCCGTCCAATTTTATTTAGCTTTTTGAAAAGCATCGATAGATAAGATAGAAACATAAACACACCATAAAACAGGACACTTATTACGATTTACTCATGAACCAGATAACTAATAGCAGCTCATTTTAAGCAGAAGAATTAGCAACTGCTCCAACTTGTGTCAGCAGAGGAACCAGCTTTCCCTCCTTGTTCAAGGCTGCAGTTGCTGCAGAACAATAGAAGAGAATATTTAAGCATGGAGGCTCAAAAACAACAAAcgttaaaatataaatgtaatatgagCAAGACCGCACCGTCCCCGCCACCAATGTGGTTCCCGCCTATGAATACACTGGGCACAGTCTTCTGTCCAGTCCACTCAGCGAGAGCTGCCTGTATCTCGCTTCCATCACCTTCAAGACATCATAACATACCCAAGaactttttcattcatttgctccttttaaaatttaacataGAAGTGTTACggatataaaagaaaaataaattcataaactgacgtgacttcGCATGAtacattagatatattttacgataaaaataactttacacaTACCATGTCAAGCCAtatcattttatgaatttacttttgtttaatcaatttgaactaaatatttttctttctcaaaatcccaACCATTTTTTCAGAATATGTCCTATTGTCATGAGAAACAAACAAGTTCCTTGcttcatatacatatacaccCTTCCAAATGCATGCTTTTATGGGAAGATATAGTAATATTGCATCAATTATATGTTGTTTTCAAGCAACGAAATCAAGTCGGACCTCATCAAAGCAGACAGTACAAGAACCTTTCGTTATCTGTGGAAAACGAAATCCAGGGGAAATGGATTCGAGAAATTACTATATAACGAAAGAATTGGATTAGGTCCAAATTGAATTacagttaaaattaaaaattcttgcAACTGCTTCACTgaattttttaactttgattTAAATTTCGAGCATAATCCAGTTCCGACGCTTTTAGAGAAACAGTTAAACAAGTAAAACGAGATAAACCACTCGATTCAAAAATGAAATATCTGAAGAGCATCTTATCTCACTTTCGGTGTCCAATTCGTAAGCCTTGAAATTGGCCCCCGACTCAGTCAACAGCTGCTTCACCTTCTTGCAGAAAGGACAGTATGTCTTGCTGTTATCACAAACACCGATATAAATGATACGCAGACAGACAGACATATATAAAGCCACAAAATCGAAAGGAAACGATTTCACAAGCACGTATAGGGAAAGTATAGGGAAAGAGAGTTAAAGGGACCTAAAAACAACGACGGGATTGGACGTAACGATCTCCTTGGCCTTCGGTAACGCCATTTCTCTCCCAAAGCTGAAAACTGCTCGTACAATATTTTAGAGGAGCACCGGCATGGATTGCCATTGGGGGTGGGGGGGATTGCGTCATTTTGTTGAGGgaagaaattgttttttaaggttgtgtttggatgttgaagtgaattgaattgagttgagttgaaatcataaaatattattttttaatattattattattttaagatttgaaaaaattaaattatttattatattttatattgagatttaaaaaaattgtaatgataaattgagagtAGTTGAGAAATCAAACGATTTGTGGATCTGGATCTGGAGTGGACTGTTGAGGGCCTCGATTTGTGGCCACCGACGTTCTGGGTCTGAAGTTGACCGTTGAAACTCGAGGGCATCCGATGTTTTGGATTTTTCGAAATTGGTGGGCCATCCAAGGCTATTTCGGACCactaaaaaaatgtaagaatatAAAAGGCTAACGTGTATGACCAATTAATTATCTTTATACTTTGATAATAAGGACACGTCTTGTACACACTTTTCTACCGTGAAGACCTTCAGAATTTTCCGATAGCATACCAcgtaagataaaaataaaataaaataaataaaagttgtaTGGTGTAGACTGCAGAATAAAAATCTCcttaacttttaattatttttatactcGATGGGAATTGTTTGGAAagttagatgagttgagatgttgtattttataattttttataatttgttttctaAATAGTACTtgatataaaatcttttttaattttaaatctttttttatataatcattacatattttctaaattttcaaataaaataaaaaataatataatttttcaagttttaagataaaaataatattcaaataatttttttaattttataatatttttattcaaaattttttctctcatttctcaaaactcaataagaaaaaaatacttttttacacACAAACCACCatatgtttttctctctctacaatattttctctccgtacagtTTCAGTTTTTGTTGTGGTTTTTTCCTTTCTGTTGGTAGTGATTCATTAATGGCTTTTCCTTCTTGAGGGGATTAGTGTATCATTGAATCACTAGGGTTGTCTTGTTTGTGGGTTGGTTTAGATGGGGTTGTGTAAGGAGGTATTTATCGATCAGAAGATTTTTGAGTTCAGAAATGAGAATGCTAGATGGTTGAGGATTATAAAAAGTAGTCGTCGTGGAGTGAAATATATTTCAGTGGATTGGGAAACTCTGGGTTGGCTGGGTTTTATGGTGAAGGAATGTGCAGTAACACTGGGTCCTCAGGAGTTTCTGCGAACTCGTGTTAATAGTGAGGAAGGGACGTAATCTTAATGGTAGTTTTATCTCCATATCAGAATTTGGTCGTGATAAGAGGAGAGGATTGCTTGTGATtccggaaggaaggaagggggaggggtggAAGAACCTTGGAGATATTTTAATGGAGATTTCTCCACCCCCTGTTTCAAACATTCATCAGATAGCTGCTGCAAAGAAGAGCAGAGGTGAGGGAGGTGCTTCATTATCGTGGGTAGGAGGAGCAAGGACGTACAGTGAGGTGTTGAAGAAGGTACCATATCTCGTTTCATTAGACGTGGTGTCAGACGTAACCAATTTTGAAGACGTGCAGTGGTATGGTGGAGAAGAAAGCAGAATGCTGGGGTTAAATGAGGAAAGTGTTTTGAGGATGTTAGTTGGCTTGGAGGAGAAGGTTGGCAGTGTGTTAGATGAAATCAGCTACCTAAAACGCTGCGTTAAAGGTAAGGCTGAGCTGAAGGAGGTGGTGGGCCGTAAGGGTGGGCCTGGAATGGGTCACGACAGTGTGTTGGGCCTTGGCAAGGGTCAGGCCTCAGGCCTTGTGAAGGCTTAGAGGGCAGCGGCTCCAGTTGGGTCGGGGAAATCTTTCGGACCCGAGATATCGGATCAGGGACAGA carries:
- the LOC109007255 gene encoding glutaredoxin-like is translated as MALPKAKDIVASNPVVVFSKSYCPFCVTVKQLLTQLGATFKAIELDTESDGKEIQTALAEWTGQKTVPNVFIGGNHIGGCDKTTALHKEGKLIPLLTEAGALPKSAA
- the LOC109007257 gene encoding glutaredoxin-C2-like produces the protein MALPKAKEIVTSNPVVVFSKTYCPFCKKVKQLLTESGANFKAYELDTESDGSEIQAALAEWTGQKTVPSVFIGGNHIGGGDATAALNKEGKLVPLLTQVGAVANSSA